GGTTGGCACTTGCCGCATGGGCCACGATAACGATCCGCTGGCGGTGTTACACGATGATCTGCGCGTGCGTGGCGTTAACCGCCTGCGCGTGGTCGATGCTTCAATGATGCCCAACATTATTAGCGGCAATACCAATGCCATTGTGATGGCGGTGGCCCATCGTGCTGCTGAATTGTTGTTGCAGACACACCTCAGCGAGAACAAGGAGCCCGCTTATGAGTGAAAAATTAATTCGCCTGCAGCGTGCGCTCGCCGACTGGCAGCTCGACGGCGTGCTACTTACCCGGCGCGATAACATTGCATGGCTAACAGAAGGTGCCAGTTTTTACGTAGTGGAGCGCGCCGAAACCGGCGTAGCCAGCCTGTTCATTACGCAGGATAAGGTTTTGCTGCTCGCCCCCGAAAATGAAATGCCGCGCATCGTCGCTGAAGAAGCACTGCCGTTTGCCTACCAAGCGCTGAGCTATCCGTGGTTTCAGTCGCTAAATGGCATGTTGCCGTTGGGTCATTTTGGCAGCGATACGCCGCAAAGCGGCATGACTGATATTCTGCAATCGATGATCGTGCTGCGTCAGGGGCTGAACGCCAACGAGCAACAGCGATACAGAGTGCTGGGGCGCGAAGCCGCGCAAATTGTCGAGGGCGTGGCGCGCCAATTACAGTCGGGCGTGACGGAATGGCAGGTTGAAGCCAGAATTGCTGCAGCCTGTCTGGCACGCGGAATTCGTCCAATGTGCATCTTAATCGCGGCCGATGAGCGCATTGCCGCGTTTAAACATCCGGTGCCGACACAGAAAAAGCTGCAACAGCAAATGTTGATTACGCTCGGTGCCGAGCGCCATGGGCTGCACGTGAGTCTGACGCGGTTGGTGCATATCGGCGAACCTGAACCCGTATTACGCCAGCGGTTCAACGCGTTGTGCCAGATCCACGCCGATATTCTCTGTGCGATGCAGCCGGGACACAGCTGGTCAGCGCTATTTAAAGCGATTGAAGCTGCCTACCAGCAGCATGGACATGTTGATGCATGGCGTGACCATCATCAGGGCGGCCCCGCCGGTTATGGTTGCCGCGACATGATCGTGACGCCAGAAACACCGGGCAACGTAAGCAACGATAGTGCCGTGGCGTGGAATCCCACGCTAAAGGGCGTAAAAAGTGAAGATACTTTTTTGCTCACCGTTGAAGGTTGCGAAGCGTTAACGCGCAGTGGCGAATGGCCCATGATTAAGGTGCAGCGTAGTGAGCGTACGCTGCACTTCCCTGACTGGCTGGTGTTGCCATCATCGGCATAAGGAAGCGTTTATGTCACCTCGATTACACAATAAAACCGCGATTGTTACTGGTGCTGGCAGCGGCATTGGCAGCGCGATCGCTACACTGTTTGCGCAACAAGGTGCCCGCGTGGCGCTGTTTGATTTCAATAGTGAAATCAGTGAAACGCTGGCTGCGAAATTGCAGCAACAAAGCGGTCAGCGTTGTCTGGCCTGGTGCGCTGACGTCACGCAGCCCGATCAGGTGCAAGGTGCGGTGACGGCGGCGCAACAAACCCTTGGCCCTATTGATATTCTGATCAACTGTGCGGGCGTGAATGTGTTTCGCGATCCGCTGACATTGGAAGATGACGACTGGCAGCGCTGTATGGAGGTCAATCTTAAAGGACCCTACAACCTGATTCGCAGCGTGCTGCCGGGTATGCTGGCGCGCCAGTATGGCAACATCGTCAACGTTGCGTCGGTACACGGTCATAAAATCATTCCCGGCGCGTTTCCCTATCCGGTTGCTAAACACGGTTTGATTGGCATGACGCGCTCGCTAGGCGTGGAGTATGCCAGCCAGGGGATTCGGGTTAACAGCATTTCACCGGGTTTGATCCTGACACCGGCGGCTGAAGCCTGGCTAGCAAGCTGTAATGATCCACAAGCAGAGCGTGCGCGGCAGGCGGCATTGCTACCTTGCAAACGTATTGGTGAACCGCAAGAAGTGGCGTATACCGCGCTGTTTCTGGCATCCGATGAAGCGCGTTTTATCAACGCCACTGATATTCTGGTCGATGGCGGGCGTAGCCAGGTGTATCACGAGTAATCAGTGATCGATTGGGTTGCCGCCTCAGCCTTCGCGATTGGCGATTGGCGATTTAACACTCGCCAGCACGTTGATTGTTGATGCGCCACCCGATGACGAAATGTGCCAGTTGTTGCGGAAAAAGAACATTACTCTGCTGTAACCCGCTATGCTTCGGTGCTGAACCGAAAACGCGTCCGCTCTGTGGCGGCACTTGATAATCAGGAGCATAAAAGATGTCTGAGAATCCCTCCATCGCCCTTATTGGACCGGGCGCGATTGGCACCACCATTGCGGCGGCCCTGCATGAAGTTGGGCGCACACCTACCCTTTGTGGTCGAACTGCGCACCCCCAACTGGAGCTGCGTCACGACAGCGGTAAGATTATCGTTCCTGGTCCGGTGCTCACCAATCCGGCTGAAATTGCGCAGCCATTTGATCTGGTGTTCGTGGCGGTGAAAACCACGCAGGTGGCCGATAGCGCCGCGTGGTTGTCAGCGTTGT
The nucleotide sequence above comes from Pantoea nemavictus. Encoded proteins:
- a CDS encoding SDR family oxidoreductase, translating into MSPRLHNKTAIVTGAGSGIGSAIATLFAQQGARVALFDFNSEISETLAAKLQQQSGQRCLAWCADVTQPDQVQGAVTAAQQTLGPIDILINCAGVNVFRDPLTLEDDDWQRCMEVNLKGPYNLIRSVLPGMLARQYGNIVNVASVHGHKIIPGAFPYPVAKHGLIGMTRSLGVEYASQGIRVNSISPGLILTPAAEAWLASCNDPQAERARQAALLPCKRIGEPQEVAYTALFLASDEARFINATDILVDGGRSQVYHE
- a CDS encoding M24 family metallopeptidase, with amino-acid sequence MSEKLIRLQRALADWQLDGVLLTRRDNIAWLTEGASFYVVERAETGVASLFITQDKVLLLAPENEMPRIVAEEALPFAYQALSYPWFQSLNGMLPLGHFGSDTPQSGMTDILQSMIVLRQGLNANEQQRYRVLGREAAQIVEGVARQLQSGVTEWQVEARIAAACLARGIRPMCILIAADERIAAFKHPVPTQKKLQQQMLITLGAERHGLHVSLTRLVHIGEPEPVLRQRFNALCQIHADILCAMQPGHSWSALFKAIEAAYQQHGHVDAWRDHHQGGPAGYGCRDMIVTPETPGNVSNDSAVAWNPTLKGVKSEDTFLLTVEGCEALTRSGEWPMIKVQRSERTLHFPDWLVLPSSA